A genomic stretch from Nocardia wallacei includes:
- a CDS encoding SDR family NAD(P)-dependent oxidoreductase, translated as MTDNGFGLRGRVVIVSGAGGGGIGTTVTRKVASAGATVIAVSRSAENLAKHVEPLAAEGLSVLPVAADAATDEGIATVLEHARRADGELHGLVNVAGGAAPSTWMPSTRVTRADWRALFTQNLETMFFMSQAVAAELQSRGRGGSIVSISSISGMNTAPFHIAYGTAKAALVSVTRTMAVELALDGIRVNAVAPGVTQTPASGAYVDEDPGRDRLAIAMGRRGTPDEQAGPILFLLSDLSTYITGQTLLVDGGLNLKWTHLGADNTSLFLKDESFRAAITR; from the coding sequence ATGACCGACAACGGATTCGGACTGCGGGGCCGCGTCGTCATCGTATCCGGCGCGGGCGGTGGCGGCATCGGCACCACGGTGACCCGCAAGGTCGCGAGCGCGGGCGCCACCGTGATCGCGGTCAGCCGATCGGCGGAGAATCTGGCGAAACACGTCGAACCGCTGGCGGCCGAAGGGCTTTCGGTGCTGCCGGTCGCCGCCGACGCGGCCACCGACGAGGGCATCGCGACGGTCCTCGAGCACGCCCGCCGGGCCGACGGCGAGTTGCACGGGCTGGTCAATGTCGCGGGCGGCGCCGCACCGTCGACCTGGATGCCGTCCACCCGGGTGACCCGGGCGGACTGGCGCGCGCTGTTCACCCAGAACCTCGAAACGATGTTCTTCATGAGCCAGGCGGTCGCCGCCGAACTGCAGTCGCGAGGCCGCGGCGGGTCGATCGTGTCGATCTCCTCCATCAGCGGAATGAACACCGCCCCTTTCCATATCGCCTACGGCACCGCCAAGGCCGCGCTGGTGTCGGTGACCCGCACCATGGCCGTCGAGCTGGCCCTCGACGGCATCCGGGTGAACGCCGTGGCCCCCGGCGTCACGCAGACCCCGGCCTCGGGCGCCTACGTCGACGAGGACCCCGGGCGCGACCGCCTCGCCATCGCCATGGGCCGCCGCGGCACCCCGGACGAGCAGGCCGGGCCGATCCTGTTCCTGCTGTCGGACCTGTCGACCTACATCACCGGGCAGACGCTGCTGGTCGACGGCGGGCTGAATCTCAAATGGACCCACCTCGGCGCCGACAACACCTCGCTGTTCCTGAAGGACGAATCGTTCCGCGCCGCCATCACCCGCTGA